In Spiroplasma chinense, a single window of DNA contains:
- the potCD gene encoding spermidine/putrescine ABC transporter permease/substrate-binding protein: protein MKRFFKASYFAIILLLIYVPIAVMIIFSFNSGSNLNRFEGFSLKWYSSFLANSPFVKSIIVSLFVAMMSTIISIIIGMLAVIGLAKSRRKVRDKWVRIANIPLVNADVITAVGLMLIFIFSGMKFGIVSLLAAHVSFNVPYVIVTVLPFMLRIDKNLLDASKDLGSTPTKTFFKVVLPILLPSIITGAAICFAMSFDDFIISYFTGGDQTNVSTFIYTAKRMQPYINAFGTILVAAIIFIILVWNAIEIGDQKSTLNKELLKKGDYKIKLRTALENKIAVWQACIDTELKTRRSKNLFKWMKYNTLQLQIKRLNSKNNNSKISKLEWKKALLTDEIKEEKRFKTIHAKLVEKKAQIELKISKLDNEKKIKKLESVVYKLDKKIDKYQGELDWIANRDEIAKEKASHVLDQINTLRVEMDALDQNDKKQLNWYKKKIAVLETKRSELIEGKVNLKLRMTIEKLEVLKTKNEEISRVKYEELQKQKALVLKQVSIVESIDKKIAKLEANKENIENFNEQYDILQAERKEKMELVKDAYYGKIEAAKAKLNDIQEETTKKMKKHFPDVLAEDYVAPKGRWIAKKWKPITMGTILVSSFSLITTAYIMNNIYDLVVGNWGSYIDMDVITNFEKEYGVKVNYQQYDSNESLYNKNYTFNYDLMVPSDYMVQKMGNEGLLQPIKWECLPTVDSSSWYNGPSSCDLDINNDPEYEANTINEALVNEVMADIKITDEEGDKTAIDYSIPYIWGDVRFVFNTTNSSLMTWLIDKGVVKTSDDPIHDDTNGYIVDEASLSWSLLWEAANKGYNLALNEDPKNVFMYAFEKLYGNVKPEDSSEVNGLSKKQQVDAAAAEVKTLLAPKNVGIYGDQLIDKVAIGDYDVAVMYNGDAIWALSEDYEPEGDEDEDAPAVEEEPTVPGEEEEWSLKGLTGVPEANVETEGFEDKIQNTNIWTDNMVISKKNRNLRLTYDFINYLLKEDNQYLIVDETGSTSPLENIIEGVMEPDEDTGEYYFGSPTITSWFMPTDIGTSFTFDEVIDNYLVDEFNKIVATKV, encoded by the coding sequence ATTCCTTGCAAACTCACCGTTTGTAAAATCAATCATAGTTTCATTATTTGTAGCTATGATGTCAACTATAATTTCTATAATAATTGGAATGTTAGCAGTAATTGGGTTGGCAAAATCAAGAAGAAAAGTTAGAGATAAATGAGTTAGAATAGCTAACATTCCATTGGTTAATGCTGATGTTATTACAGCTGTTGGATTAATGCTAATCTTTATTTTCTCTGGAATGAAATTTGGAATAGTTTCATTATTGGCAGCACACGTTTCATTTAACGTACCTTACGTTATTGTTACAGTTCTTCCATTTATGTTGAGAATAGACAAAAATCTTTTAGATGCTTCTAAAGATTTAGGTTCAACTCCAACAAAAACATTCTTTAAAGTAGTTTTACCAATTCTTTTACCAAGTATTATTACTGGTGCTGCAATTTGTTTTGCAATGAGTTTTGATGACTTTATTATTTCTTACTTTACTGGAGGAGATCAAACAAACGTTTCAACATTCATATATACTGCAAAAAGAATGCAACCTTATATTAATGCTTTTGGAACTATTTTAGTTGCAGCTATTATTTTTATTATTTTAGTTTGAAATGCAATTGAAATTGGAGATCAAAAATCTACTTTAAATAAAGAATTGTTAAAAAAAGGTGATTACAAAATTAAATTAAGAACTGCTCTTGAAAATAAAATTGCAGTTTGACAAGCATGTATTGATACAGAGTTAAAAACTAGAAGAAGTAAAAATTTATTTAAATGAATGAAATACAATACATTACAACTTCAAATTAAAAGATTAAATAGCAAAAACAATAACTCAAAAATTTCAAAACTAGAATGAAAAAAAGCATTATTAACTGATGAAATTAAAGAGGAAAAAAGATTTAAAACAATTCATGCAAAATTAGTTGAGAAAAAAGCTCAAATCGAGTTAAAAATTTCAAAATTAGATAATGAAAAGAAAATTAAAAAATTAGAATCAGTAGTTTACAAACTTGATAAAAAAATTGATAAATATCAAGGTGAATTAGATTGAATTGCAAACAGAGATGAAATTGCAAAGGAAAAAGCAAGTCATGTTTTAGACCAAATCAATACTTTAAGAGTTGAAATGGATGCATTAGATCAAAATGATAAAAAACAATTAAACTGATATAAAAAGAAAATAGCTGTCTTAGAAACAAAAAGAAGTGAATTAATTGAAGGAAAAGTTAATTTAAAACTAAGAATGACTATTGAAAAATTAGAAGTTTTAAAAACTAAAAACGAAGAAATCTCAAGAGTAAAATATGAAGAACTTCAAAAACAAAAAGCTTTAGTTTTAAAACAAGTATCAATTGTAGAATCAATAGATAAAAAAATAGCAAAACTTGAAGCGAACAAAGAAAACATTGAAAACTTCAATGAACAATATGATATTTTACAAGCTGAAAGAAAAGAAAAAATGGAACTTGTAAAAGATGCATATTATGGAAAAATTGAAGCTGCGAAAGCTAAACTAAATGATATTCAAGAAGAGACAACTAAAAAAATGAAAAAACACTTCCCTGATGTGCTTGCAGAAGATTATGTAGCACCAAAAGGAAGATGAATAGCTAAAAAATGAAAACCAATTACAATGGGAACAATTTTAGTATCTTCATTCTCTTTAATAACAACAGCATATATCATGAACAACATTTATGATTTAGTTGTTGGTAACTGAGGAAGTTACATTGACATGGACGTTATTACAAACTTTGAAAAAGAATATGGTGTTAAAGTTAACTACCAACAATATGATTCAAACGAAAGTTTATATAATAAAAACTATACTTTTAACTATGACTTAATGGTACCAAGTGATTATATGGTACAAAAAATGGGTAATGAAGGTCTATTACAACCTATCAAATGAGAATGTCTACCAACAGTTGACAGTTCAAGTTGATATAATGGACCAAGTAGTTGTGATTTAGATATTAACAACGACCCAGAATACGAAGCAAACACAATTAATGAAGCTCTTGTAAATGAAGTAATGGCAGACATTAAAATTACAGATGAAGAGGGAGACAAAACTGCAATTGATTATTCAATTCCTTATATTTGAGGAGATGTTAGATTTGTATTTAATACAACAAATTCAAGTCTAATGACATGATTAATTGACAAAGGAGTTGTAAAAACTTCTGATGACCCAATTCATGATGACACAAACGGATATATCGTTGATGAAGCAAGTCTTTCTTGAAGTTTACTTTGAGAAGCTGCAAATAAAGGTTATAACCTAGCATTAAACGAAGATCCTAAAAATGTATTTATGTATGCATTTGAAAAACTATATGGTAATGTAAAACCAGAAGATTCAAGTGAAGTTAACGGATTGTCAAAAAAACAACAAGTTGACGCAGCTGCAGCGGAAGTTAAAACTTTATTGGCTCCAAAAAATGTTGGAATTTATGGGGACCAATTAATTGATAAAGTAGCTATTGGTGACTATGATGTTGCTGTTATGTATAATGGTGATGCTATTTGAGCACTTTCAGAAGATTATGAACCAGAGGGTGACGAAGATGAAGATGCACCAGCAGTAGAAGAAGAACCAACAGTACCTGGAGAAGAAGAAGAATGATCTCTAAAAGGGCTTACAGGGGTTCCTGAAGCTAATGTGGAAACTGAAGGTTTTGAAGATAAAATTCAAAACACAAACATTTGAACAGATAACATGGTAATTAGCAAAAAAAATAGAAACTTAAGATTAACTTACGATTTCATTAACTACTTATTAAAAGAAGATAATCAATACTTAATAGTTGATGAAACAGGGTCAACAAGTCCTTTAGAAAACATTATTGAAGGGGTTATGGAACCCGATGAAGACACTGGTGAATACTACTTTGGATCACCAACAATTACAAGTTGATTTATGCCAACTGACATAGGAACTTCATTTACTTTTGATGAAGTAATTGATAACTACCTAGTTGATGAATTTAACAAAATAGTTGCTACAAAAGTTTAA
- a CDS encoding glycosyl hydrolase 53 family protein, with protein sequence MAKLKKSSIIISSIVASSAVIGAVGAAAVNLSVKDNEQWYRNVFKNIEVKNDEMIKGADISSYAEILEQSTMKDGKFTPYNVLSEDQKNVYYNFDGKKDNLMKILSENGINSIRLRVWNNPYDKDGNSYGGGHNDMDTNIWIAKEAAKVGIKDVVLDFHYSDFWADPNRQYLPKAWEGLNEVELKNAIQTYTYDSLTKFKKELGFAPSIVQLGNEITNGAFWSIENNAPSGWRNIVNTADYLNWAAKGVEQFEVESNTKVKKAIHIDGTPSPKRFIEIVGKYLNEGKNKDWVDEIGITHYPDWNGSAVKLFDIMTGLKKKFGLNSYVSEFAATYTFDSTNEVGDISGSQTKDYQAQVKTNSGAQIKLVQSVMEASSKALPNAKTGFYWWEPAWIFSGKSGWATREGIVYSEPLNEENQKSFMTGNSWWNRGVFNKDAKPLPVLKAIAGYSRTKQEKSFDANEIYSGIYSGFMKDDSIYKNLKVIDNGLFLKDSTTYKEAVDKTEFTYTSFKEYKANFLNDFKNEDSRAVIEQVDFDFSQENSKSSSFIVKSKAKENSYMFKDEDDSVDFKINITPRTNKFIEMKNKINISSKDTGWLNEIYKQVIKNTDDLNSLIKELKTTITKENGCHDYCEYDIYSGNDIHYYDDFSGKERWYKTWIANDSKGYDIVDANNTIDFETIGGLSHWRDTLSKDDKELMIYFTKEVDFDLYGIENWKDLKTVAVKFKLNVTE encoded by the coding sequence ATGGCTAAATTAAAGAAGTCTTCAATAATAATAAGTTCAATAGTTGCATCATCTGCAGTTATTGGAGCAGTTGGAGCTGCTGCTGTTAATTTATCAGTTAAAGATAATGAACAATGATACAGAAATGTATTTAAAAATATTGAAGTAAAAAACGACGAAATGATTAAAGGTGCAGATATTTCATCTTATGCTGAAATTTTAGAACAATCAACAATGAAGGATGGAAAATTTACACCTTATAATGTTTTATCAGAAGACCAAAAAAATGTATATTACAATTTCGACGGCAAAAAAGATAATTTAATGAAAATACTTTCTGAAAATGGGATTAATTCAATCAGATTAAGAGTTTGAAACAATCCTTACGATAAGGATGGTAATTCATATGGGGGTGGACATAATGATATGGACACAAACATTTGAATTGCAAAGGAAGCTGCAAAAGTTGGTATAAAAGATGTTGTGTTAGATTTTCATTACTCAGACTTTTGAGCAGATCCAAATAGACAATATCTGCCAAAGGCTTGAGAAGGTTTAAATGAAGTTGAATTGAAAAATGCAATTCAAACATACACTTATGATTCACTTACAAAATTTAAAAAAGAACTTGGTTTTGCACCATCAATAGTTCAATTGGGAAATGAAATAACAAATGGAGCATTTTGAAGTATTGAAAACAATGCTCCAAGCGGATGAAGAAACATTGTAAATACAGCTGATTACTTAAATTGAGCTGCAAAAGGAGTAGAACAATTTGAAGTTGAATCTAATACAAAAGTAAAAAAAGCAATTCACATTGATGGAACACCATCACCAAAACGTTTTATTGAAATTGTAGGGAAATACCTAAATGAAGGTAAAAATAAAGATTGAGTAGATGAAATTGGAATTACTCATTATCCAGATTGAAATGGATCTGCAGTAAAACTATTTGATATTATGACTGGATTGAAAAAGAAATTTGGTCTAAACTCATATGTTTCTGAGTTTGCAGCAACTTATACTTTTGATTCAACAAATGAAGTTGGTGATATTAGTGGTTCTCAAACAAAAGATTACCAAGCACAAGTTAAAACAAATTCAGGAGCACAAATAAAATTAGTTCAATCAGTTATGGAAGCATCAAGTAAAGCGTTACCAAACGCAAAAACTGGTTTCTACTGATGAGAACCTGCTTGAATATTTTCTGGAAAAAGTGGTTGAGCTACAAGAGAAGGAATTGTTTATTCAGAACCATTGAATGAAGAAAACCAAAAAAGTTTTATGACAGGAAATTCATGATGAAATAGAGGGGTGTTTAATAAAGATGCAAAACCTCTACCTGTTTTAAAAGCTATTGCAGGTTATTCAAGAACTAAACAAGAAAAATCATTTGATGCAAATGAAATTTATTCAGGTATTTATTCTGGATTTATGAAAGATGATTCAATTTACAAAAATCTTAAAGTAATTGACAATGGTCTATTTTTAAAAGATTCAACAACTTACAAAGAAGCTGTTGATAAAACAGAATTTACATATACAAGCTTTAAAGAATATAAAGCAAATTTCTTAAATGATTTTAAAAATGAAGATTCAAGAGCTGTAATTGAACAAGTTGACTTTGATTTTTCACAAGAAAATTCAAAATCTTCAAGCTTTATAGTTAAATCAAAAGCAAAAGAAAATAGTTATATGTTTAAAGATGAAGATGATTCAGTAGACTTTAAAATCAACATTACTCCAAGAACTAATAAATTTATTGAAATGAAAAACAAAATAAACATATCTTCTAAAGATACTGGTTGATTAAACGAAATTTATAAACAAGTTATAAAAAACACTGATGATTTAAATTCATTAATTAAAGAGTTAAAAACTACAATCACAAAAGAAAATGGTTGTCATGATTATTGTGAATATGATATTTATAGTGGAAATGATATTCACTATTATGATGACTTTAGTGGTAAAGAAAGATGATATAAAACTTGAATAGCAAATGACTCTAAAGGTTATGATATTGTTGATGCTAACAATACTATTGATTTTGAAACAATTGGTGGTCTTTCACATTGGAGAGACACCTTAAGTAAAGATGATAAAGAATTGATGATTTATTTCACAAAAGAAGTAGATTTTGATCTATATGGTATTGAAAACTGAAAAGACTTAAAAACAGTGGCTGTTAAATTTAAATTAAATGTAACTGAATAA
- a CDS encoding ABC transporter ATP-binding protein, giving the protein MGNKETVFNSSVKNKKDSFFKSIKKGLKSDLRNHLIQSLKDRWFLSTIIFLITLAVSLLLIANIKNIEMITQLLVSKSVVDVVSNEDSLDKLKELLVRNGIKQSDIDLAMSLIGDRLDDLDKDAFIQDMIKTFFYSNVNYNGKDLYITFWSMDLTLYKLIYIMIADIGGILLGSYVVFVISGWVAQAYESKIRKQLIEKLIDQDVHYFSENKIGELIGTLVKDSQVLSKHVKEAPVNYCLSFVTVAISCAMLFHINWQLALCIFALLGICVGLVLLFILITNQSTKNIHKLSQKLDNDLNEKVYSIRLIKSSGTFNQEKDAFNRQIYEVDKKNKAKLFLSEVSNGLIIGGIGSFAMASIIFGLFLFYNETQSLISIMTAFETGVVVMTLPIMQLRQVIADEPAARISARSVTSILNSIINIEKSSDLLFEEQVTSIKFNNITFKYPGDEKIILKDLNIKLEKNNKYAFVGPTGSGKSTIAKLILRFYDPSTGEIVINNNSKLNKIDLKSWLDKIGYVDQEPQILSGTIYDNIAYGLQDVSEEKVIDAAKKAKLHNLIMTWPDGYKTVLYERGAQLSGGQKQRLVIARLILKDPEILILDEATSALDNLVEAEIQAELEKLMVGRTTISIAHRLSTIRTFDKIFVIEPGVGIVQEGKFDELIKAEGLFKKLYETSN; this is encoded by the coding sequence ATGGGAAATAAAGAAACTGTTTTTAACTCATCAGTTAAAAACAAAAAGGATTCTTTTTTCAAAAGTATAAAAAAAGGATTAAAAAGTGATTTAAGAAATCATTTAATTCAATCTTTAAAGGATAGATGATTTCTGTCTACAATAATATTTTTAATCACCTTAGCAGTTTCTCTTTTATTAATTGCAAATATTAAAAATATAGAAATGATAACACAACTTTTGGTTTCAAAGAGTGTTGTGGATGTAGTTTCAAACGAAGATTCTTTAGATAAACTTAAAGAATTATTGGTAAGAAACGGAATTAAACAAAGTGATATAGATTTAGCTATGTCTTTAATTGGAGATAGACTTGATGATTTAGATAAAGATGCTTTTATCCAAGATATGATAAAAACCTTCTTTTATTCAAATGTTAATTACAATGGAAAAGATCTATACATAACATTTTGAAGTATGGATTTAACTTTGTATAAACTTATCTATATTATGATTGCAGATATTGGTGGAATCTTATTAGGTTCTTATGTTGTATTTGTAATTAGTGGGTGAGTTGCTCAAGCATATGAATCAAAGATTAGAAAACAATTAATTGAAAAATTAATTGACCAAGATGTTCACTATTTTAGTGAAAATAAAATTGGAGAATTAATTGGAACTTTAGTTAAAGACAGTCAAGTATTGTCAAAACATGTAAAAGAAGCTCCAGTAAATTATTGTCTTTCATTTGTAACGGTGGCAATTTCATGTGCTATGTTATTTCACATAAATTGACAGTTAGCACTTTGTATTTTTGCACTTTTAGGAATTTGTGTTGGTTTAGTTTTACTTTTCATTCTTATTACAAATCAAAGTACTAAAAATATTCACAAGTTATCTCAAAAACTTGATAATGACTTGAATGAAAAAGTTTATAGCATTAGATTAATCAAATCTAGCGGTACTTTTAACCAAGAAAAAGATGCTTTCAATAGACAAATTTATGAAGTAGATAAAAAAAATAAGGCTAAATTATTCTTATCAGAAGTTTCAAACGGATTGATAATTGGAGGTATTGGAAGTTTTGCAATGGCATCAATTATCTTTGGACTATTCTTGTTCTACAATGAAACTCAATCATTGATAAGTATTATGACAGCATTTGAAACTGGAGTTGTTGTTATGACGCTTCCAATTATGCAATTAAGACAAGTAATTGCAGATGAACCTGCAGCTAGAATATCTGCAAGAAGTGTTACTTCAATATTAAATTCAATAATAAATATCGAAAAAAGTAGTGATTTATTGTTTGAAGAACAAGTTACTTCAATTAAGTTTAACAACATTACTTTTAAGTACCCTGGTGACGAGAAAATAATTTTAAAAGATTTAAATATAAAACTTGAAAAAAACAACAAGTACGCCTTTGTAGGGCCTACAGGGAGTGGTAAATCAACTATTGCCAAACTTATCTTAAGATTTTATGATCCTTCAACTGGTGAAATAGTAATTAATAACAATTCAAAATTAAATAAAATAGACTTAAAATCATGGCTAGATAAGATTGGTTATGTAGACCAAGAACCTCAAATTTTAAGTGGAACAATTTATGACAATATTGCATATGGTTTACAAGATGTTAGTGAAGAAAAAGTGATTGATGCTGCTAAAAAAGCCAAATTACATAATCTAATTATGACTTGACCCGATGGTTATAAAACAGTTCTTTATGAAAGAGGAGCTCAACTTTCTGGTGGTCAAAAACAACGTCTTGTAATTGCAAGATTAATATTAAAAGACCCAGAAATATTAATTTTAGATGAAGCTACAAGTGCTTTAGATAACTTAGTTGAAGCAGAAATTCAAGCAGAACTTGAAAAATTAATGGTTGGAAGAACTACTATTTCAATTGCTCATAGATTAAGTACAATTAGAACTTTTGATAAAATCTTTGTAATTGAACCTGGTGTTGGAATAGTTCAAGAAGGAAAATTTGATGAACTTATCAAAGCAGAAGGTTTATTCAAAAAATTATATGAAACTTCAAATTAA
- a CDS encoding ABC transporter ATP-binding protein, producing the protein MQQDLKQRIKFFSKDKFSRLFRMLGMAIKEYPGLFTVFMLIAIIDTAIFSGMSVVVSNLVKNITNSGGTSFFGLEMHWYSWVIFGGAMIIVYGFVEFSLNILSGVWTRKIEIFLRVKCLDALVDVDLSFYSKNQIGNIMTRIIGDSQGVADGLNEFTINAIYILILFVTVNVVTFTLDPKIASYCLAIFGVLFLVSMIIFFAYQKALITSIDFKQKLDTNNTDKIMNIRLIKSSATELQEIENVRLGNQEYGKKINKTILIRITMMLFSNFLGWILPGLTTIFIIVTYHDLPVGEVVAKAVSFISAMTLYSSAIFLMPMILRALSAVMNCNWRISNIYAQKSILEYIDEPKEIKVIEDIELKDAEFIYPEAPEKLIMPKTNIVFEKGKSYAFVGETGSGKSTIAKLLLRFYDTSAGQVLINGIDIKELNMPDYLQNVGYVEQEPQILYGTVMDNIRYGKFDATDEEVFEAAKKAQIHDFILGLAEKYDTILGERGFMLSGGQKQRLVIARMFLKNPQVLILDEATSALDNIVEREVQEQLDKLIVGRTTFVIAHRLSTIKNCDEIIVLGKNAQGIIQRGSFDELKDQPGHFNKLYNAGLMG; encoded by the coding sequence ATGCAACAGGATTTGAAACAACGTATAAAGTTTTTTTCAAAAGATAAATTCAGTAGATTATTTAGAATGCTTGGTATGGCTATCAAAGAATATCCAGGACTATTTACTGTTTTTATGTTAATAGCTATAATTGACACTGCAATTTTTTCAGGAATGTCAGTTGTAGTTTCAAATTTAGTTAAAAACATCACAAATAGTGGTGGAACTAGTTTCTTTGGATTAGAAATGCATTGATATAGCTGAGTTATTTTCGGTGGAGCAATGATTATAGTTTATGGATTTGTTGAATTTTCGCTTAACATTTTAAGTGGAGTTTGAACAAGAAAAATTGAAATATTTTTAAGAGTAAAATGTTTAGATGCTTTGGTTGATGTTGACCTAAGTTTCTATTCAAAAAACCAAATTGGAAATATCATGACAAGAATTATTGGAGACTCTCAAGGGGTAGCTGATGGTTTAAACGAATTTACAATTAATGCAATTTACATCTTAATATTATTTGTAACAGTTAATGTTGTTACATTTACATTAGATCCAAAAATTGCATCTTATTGTTTGGCAATTTTTGGAGTGTTATTCTTAGTATCAATGATTATATTCTTTGCTTATCAAAAAGCATTGATTACATCAATTGACTTTAAACAAAAATTAGACACAAACAATACAGATAAAATAATGAACATCCGTCTAATTAAATCTTCTGCAACTGAATTGCAAGAAATTGAAAACGTTAGACTTGGAAACCAAGAATACGGTAAAAAAATTAATAAGACAATCTTGATAAGAATTACTATGATGTTATTTTCTAACTTCTTAGGTTGAATTCTTCCAGGACTTACAACAATCTTTATTATTGTGACTTATCATGATTTACCAGTTGGTGAAGTGGTTGCAAAAGCTGTTTCATTTATTTCTGCAATGACTTTATATTCATCAGCTATTTTCTTAATGCCTATGATATTAAGAGCACTTTCAGCAGTTATGAACTGTAACTGAAGAATTAGTAATATTTATGCTCAAAAATCAATATTAGAATATATTGATGAACCAAAAGAAATTAAAGTAATTGAAGACATCGAATTAAAAGATGCTGAATTTATTTATCCAGAAGCACCAGAAAAACTTATTATGCCAAAAACAAACATTGTTTTTGAAAAAGGAAAAAGTTATGCCTTTGTTGGTGAAACTGGAAGTGGAAAATCTACAATTGCAAAACTGTTGCTAAGATTTTATGACACAAGTGCTGGACAAGTTTTAATTAATGGAATTGACATTAAAGAATTAAACATGCCAGACTACTTACAAAACGTAGGTTATGTAGAACAAGAACCTCAAATACTTTATGGTACTGTAATGGACAACATTCGTTATGGTAAATTTGATGCAACTGATGAAGAAGTTTTTGAAGCTGCAAAAAAAGCACAAATTCATGATTTTATCCTAGGATTGGCAGAAAAATATGACACAATTCTTGGTGAACGTGGATTTATGTTAAGTGGTGGTCAAAAACAACGTCTTGTAATTGCAAGAATGTTTCTAAAAAACCCTCAAGTATTAATTTTAGACGAAGCTACAAGTGCCTTGGATAATATTGTTGAGAGAGAAGTTCAAGAACAATTGGATAAATTAATTGTAGGAAGAACAACTTTTGTTATTGCTCACAGATTAAGTACAATTAAAAACTGTGATGAAATAATTGTTTTGGGTAAAAATGCTCAAGGAATTATACAAAGAGGAAGTTTTGATGAATTAAAAGACCAACCAGGGCATTTTAATAAATTATATAATGCAGGTTTAATGGGTTAG
- a CDS encoding ABC transporter ATP-binding protein, whose translation MADFKQLAEAKVLEKLNSEKNGRGYRKMLGAYFKNHRLKMFTILFLAMITSALAVSAPLVMREIMSNLQGQSTSKFIIWNFGWKEWIYVQLGMYVVLGTSVYFLNLNVGMLGKNIEQYLRNEALKGLIMQDISYYSDKKIGEILTKIGADTWIVGEQTQNIPTLILMAFFNFVGSSVVLMTIDWKLGLIAVGLVGIGVGAILIFFGRIKRWIIKLRTTITYVNGDVTDRIATIRLIKASGTEVYEKQRFRDLHVEFMQVVKSFFTRLSAVLTCGFLAVMSLQLIILSSAYGLYHNNDAQLYVIATSFLSGLGTLTSPIYQVLRILFGYMMSDECTKRVFQIIDAPSRVDGNYFNDSAKEIKKLDKGIIFKDVVFNYPEDPSKNVLPKFNFTFEKGKSYAFVGETGSGKSTISKLLLRFYDPTEGEVLINEEDNLKDIKLKSYLDLVGYVEQEPQIIFGNVKDNIRYTTPWKTDEEVIEAAKKVNLHELIMSWPLGYDTILGERGFMLSGGQKQRLVIARMFLKNPQLLILDEATSALDNIVEKEVQAELEKLMEGRTSVVIAHRLSTIKNCDQINVLAPGQGVVQTGSFEELKDKPGHFKRLYDAGKMREKEVVA comes from the coding sequence ATGGCAGATTTTAAACAATTAGCAGAAGCTAAAGTTTTAGAAAAATTAAATAGCGAAAAAAACGGACGCGGTTATAGAAAAATGCTGGGAGCATATTTTAAAAATCACAGACTAAAAATGTTTACAATACTATTTTTAGCAATGATAACAAGTGCTCTTGCAGTTTCAGCTCCTTTGGTTATGAGAGAGATTATGTCTAACTTACAAGGCCAATCTACTTCAAAATTCATTATTTGAAACTTTGGTTGAAAAGAATGAATTTACGTTCAATTAGGAATGTATGTAGTTTTAGGAACTAGTGTTTACTTTTTAAACTTAAATGTAGGTATGTTAGGTAAAAACATTGAACAATACCTTAGAAATGAAGCTTTAAAAGGCTTAATTATGCAAGATATCTCATATTACTCTGATAAAAAAATCGGAGAAATATTGACAAAAATTGGAGCAGATACTTGAATTGTTGGAGAACAAACTCAAAATATTCCAACATTAATTTTAATGGCTTTCTTTAACTTTGTTGGATCATCAGTTGTTTTAATGACAATTGATTGAAAACTTGGGTTAATAGCTGTGGGACTTGTAGGAATTGGAGTTGGAGCAATCTTAATCTTCTTTGGAAGAATTAAAAGATGAATCATAAAACTTAGAACTACAATTACTTATGTAAATGGAGATGTAACTGACAGGATTGCTACAATTCGTTTGATTAAAGCAAGTGGAACTGAAGTTTATGAAAAACAAAGATTTAGAGATTTACATGTTGAATTCATGCAAGTTGTAAAAAGTTTTTTTACAAGACTTAGTGCTGTTTTAACTTGTGGATTCTTAGCTGTTATGAGTTTACAATTAATTATCTTATCTTCAGCTTATGGTCTATATCATAATAATGATGCACAACTTTATGTTATTGCTACATCATTCTTATCAGGATTAGGAACTTTAACTTCACCAATATACCAAGTATTGAGAATTTTATTTGGATATATGATGAGTGACGAGTGTACTAAAAGAGTATTTCAAATTATTGATGCACCATCAAGAGTTGATGGAAACTACTTCAATGATAGTGCAAAAGAAATAAAAAAATTAGATAAAGGTATCATCTTTAAAGATGTAGTCTTTAATTATCCTGAAGATCCTTCAAAAAATGTATTGCCTAAATTCAACTTTACATTTGAAAAAGGAAAAAGTTATGCCTTTGTTGGTGAAACTGGAAGTGGAAAATCTACAATTTCAAAACTATTGTTAAGATTTTACGACCCTACAGAGGGTGAAGTTTTAATTAACGAAGAAGATAACTTAAAAGATATTAAACTTAAATCATACTTAGATTTAGTAGGTTATGTTGAACAAGAACCTCAAATTATTTTTGGTAATGTTAAAGATAACATTCGTTATACAACACCTTGAAAAACAGATGAAGAAGTAATTGAAGCTGCCAAAAAAGTAAACTTACATGAACTAATTATGTCTTGACCATTAGGTTATGACACAATTCTTGGTGAACGTGGATTTATGTTAAGTGGTGGTCAAAAACAACGTCTTGTAATTGCAAGAATGTTCTTGAAAAACCCACAATTACTTATATTAGATGAAGCTACAAGTGCTTTAGACAATATTGTTGAAAAAGAAGTTCAAGCAGAATTAGAAAAACTAATGGAAGGCAGAACAAGTGTTGTTATTGCCCACAGATTAAGTACTATTAAAAACTGTGATCAAATCAATGTTTTAGCTCCTGGTCAAGGAGTTGTACAAACTGGTTCGTTTGAAGAATTAAAAGATAAACCAGGACATTTTAAACGCTTATATGATGCGGGAAAAATGAGAGAAAAAGAAGTAGTAGCTTAG